From Cydia strobilella chromosome 3, ilCydStro3.1, whole genome shotgun sequence:
acgctgaAGATTCCACATTTTGAATCTTTCTCTTTCTCGGGTATCAAtgatattagcacgaggggttttaaacaactttttttgccCTCTGATAAAACAAATACCCACATATTtttctagttttaattttaccaCATTCTCAGTGCAATACACATAGAAATACTCATACCAAATTGCAGCTATCTAgtactaataatagtaataatcacTGAGTAAGCCCCGGCCGGACAGACGAGTGAACGgacggacgaacagacagacggacattgtctaagtatttagggttccgtagtcaactaggaaagAGTTTCACTATGACTCCGCTCCATATCTAGATCTGATAGTGCCTACTGTACAGCTATGTACCTAGCTACGAGTAGAGCGTGTCCAAAGCTGAACTCACCATGTTTGTGGTCGTCTTCATCCTCCCGTTTACAGGGCGCGGGCACGGGCGACAGTAACCAATTCCTAGGCCGCTTCGGCGCTGGCGCCTCCAACGCCGTAATATCCACCTCTTCATCCGCATCCTCCGGCTCCCCGGGctccggcggcggcgccggcgcttcGCCCCCCTCCAGCGACTTGCTGACGAAGTCCGCCAGCCGCTCCATCACCATTACTGAACACGCGCGCCCGCTCGCGCCACGCTGAACAAACTACGCTAGAAGAGGCGGCGCTACGCCCACATCAACTTTTACCCGACATATCAACCCATTAAGACCCCTACAGTTTGTAAATAGGGTGTATATTGTTGTGTAATAGCGCGAGGGCGTGTAGCGAAGCCCCGCCTGCCGCGCGCAGGCGCTGTGGGCTGCAGCCGCGGGAGTCTGGTCTGGAGCCCCGGTGAAGCGTAATGCACGCCTACATTATCGTTATATTGACAATGAATCTTTGATGCAAAAGTCCTTCCCCATGGTGTTGTGAGAATTTAAAATCAAGTAACGAAATTCGAGCCGGTGAGTTGAAGATTTGTGTGTTTAAttatataatgtacctactcaATAGGGTATATTGAGTGAAATTAAAACTAGAGTATAGGTAGATTTCAAGGaattattttattggttaaaGCTATctaaaactacttatttataCTAAACTTATTGCCTTTCGTTATAAACACTTATAAAAATAAgagtatattaattaaaattattaaaagtctaTGCCACAAATAAATGAACTAggttaggtaagtaggtacatctAGTAGATGGTGTTTAATCCAATCCAATCAATGGTCACAATAACAAATCTCACAATTAATTTATACGGTAGATAGGTAagttttgtcaaaaataaaaattggtaaaataaaataaaaacatatgaaCTGAATTTTCAGTTTTCAGTTTTTGAATATAGGTAATGATCTAGGACGAAgacatacctacttactgcaaagttttaaataggtgTACAATTAGGTAATTTCATAGGTACATGAAAAATTAAGAAGATATAAGGAATTTGTCATTAGTAAATGtcggataaatatttttttatataaataaatcaaattaaaaacataCATAAAGTATATGTTCATTGAAAAGTATTATTTAGATGGATAAAAGGCCGCAAAAGAAGGCAACGAAACTTGGAAAGCATAGCAGTGGTAATGGATAGGCGCGTCATACCTGCTTGAAGTAGAGCTTCTCAGTCAACGGGTCAGTTTTGGTTTGCATACGTGCCTAAATATAATAGGGTAAGCTAACATTGACTATTCCACGCACAAAAATAAAGGCCAATCATATCTTCAATATGCGTCTACTAATCTAAACAACAGCAGCAGTCACTCCGAACCCGAGTCGGAACTTATTATTAGGGTGGTTGAGCAGCGCCGATATTTCGCAAGCCAGCTTGGCCTGCTTGCCGCCGAGGGCGCGCTGCAGCGTGGCTCCGACTAGGCCGTCCGAGTCGGCCGAGCCTCGGACCGTCCACTCGTCCGCGCGCCATTCGTAGGCCAGGGTTGCTACCGCACGGCGAATTGCAAAGCCAACCTGAGAAGATAATACCTTAAAAGAATTTATTCGAGTTGTACTTGCGGTTCCGAGTTTGGTTTGATATCTTTTTCCCTCTCTAGGAGATAAATTTATATCGCTATTGGGGCTAGATAATTAGACACTGCACTTAAACAACgcgtaaataaatattcacgCAACATCCCGATGGTGAGGTGCGGCGCAATGGCTTTCGCGTAGCACAGATCCTAGCGGCGCCTGCCCACAGTGGCGCTAGCTACGTTTTCCGTAGTCACCGAATGTCACTTTTACAACGAACAGTCACCTCAAGTATCCCCGCAACGCTGAGGAGCGGCGTTATGACACGTTCATAGCACAGATCCAAGCCACGACCCTGAGCACAGGGTACCCGCTAGCTTAATGACCCGAAGTCATCTAGTCTCATTTCAAAATAAGTATTAGGTATTAGGTAGTAACCTCAAGCATCCCCGCGACGGTGAGGTGCGGCGCGATGGCACGAGCGTAGCACAGATCCAAGCCGCGACTGCCCAGGGTAGCGCTAGCCGAATGCTCCGTTGTCATAAAGCGTGCTGCGGCTGATGCTGAGCTTAGCTCCGTCGCTTGTACGCGGGATACGAACTCAGCCCCCAGTGATATTTTATCCGTTATCGCCTGCAACATACGCATaacagtaataataactcacCTTGGTCATCAGACCTCCGGATCGTGCTGGGTTAAATACCTACAGCAACTATCATCACACGAAACTGCTACTGCTAACGAGAGTTATCATTTAGTTGGGGTAGGTATATTTTCAAAAGAGTGTTGGGAATTGACAACCAAAACGCTATACTGATGATTTGATATCGATGGCAGAACAATATGGAACAATTTTCTTTATGTAttaaattgtttgtttgttgtgttTTGGTAAATGATTTACCTACTTTCTATAAGTAGCCGTAATCACCATAAACATCGTGGTTAATTAGGTAAATTCTTAAGTATACACCTAGTAAACAATAATTGCTATAAAATTGGTCTGAAAAAAGATAAAACTGACCTGAAGATAATGTAGAGCAATGAAATCCCTATTGACGGCAATAACAGAAGCCGTGCTATTTTTAAAATAGGCGTCAAAAATGCTTTCAAAGCTGTAAAGCTCGCGTTCAGCGATTTGGGCAACCACTGTAGCCCGAGTATTGTCGGAAGGGCCGACCCGAACCTCGCAGCTCATCTGTCCGCCTGGCGCCGCTTCCATAACAAAGTAAGGCAGCTTGGATGGCTTGCTTTTGTCCATGTAAGATAGTAGGAGCTTGTAACCGCCCGGTGATACTGAACTAAACGCCATAGAGTGGCCGAGCATCCAGTTTTCTTTAGTATCCTGTGGGTATTTGTATTGTTGATAGTAGGTATTACCTATGCCGTTAACTGATCTATTTGTCGAGCATAATAGCATTAATAGCGAAAGAAAACAAACAAGTTAAGTGCATCGTACGTAATTTTATCCGTGTTAATTTGGTAGTAATAGTAATAACGTAGTCACGTAGTGTAATGCAAATGCAAACCATGGTACCTACACCGCCTACACGAagttcatataataataaatagaatcACCCTGGTAGGATAGTGGCATCCTGGTAGGGTattgcagtttttttaatagggTTTGCCAGTCGAAGTAtcttacagatggcgccagcatagcttgccttgtcaatccctagaattgtgtcaaatgttttttattgtaattttatgccctggatgccagccctttaagccaaatgtTTAGAACAAAAGTAGAGTAGAGACAGGGGAAAGGTATGATGGCgacatctatgcaaacctttgacagttgcaaACCCCATTCTATGAATGCTTAAACATAAGACATATACTATACTACtggggggacactcctcctttcgggctttctcggctccgttcggctcagcaatgcttccgagcaattattagggttgacacaacttgaagTGGCTTGAAGTctctttgcgtgcacgaccacagataagataatgacttgaattttgaaaaccctaaatagccgaaagggatagtgccatacattagaaagggacagcgtgattcgtccctgaatcgctgtcaaacttcggttttgtaggaagtgtcctttctgtacggtagtactattatttattttgtgctatGGGTATCATTTTGATGATCACCTGTTTAACAGAGAGAGAGGCGCCCTCAAAGCACTGGGGTATCCTGTAGCGAGCTGCGTTGTGGATGTATCTGAGCAAACCCGGGTTGGTTGCGCCCGAGGGCAGCCCGCTAGGGTCGCCTTGCGGCTGGTTACGAGAACCGGAAACACCTGCCCCGGTCTTCCCTCGGTTTCCGGAAGAACATGGCGGCAATGGTGGAGGGCAAGCGCAATCCCTAGCCTTCACTTCCGCAGCTTCGACCGCACCACGCCTCGGGGAATTCTCACAGGAATTAGGGTTACTCTTCGCATAAACAGCTTCGAAGAAACCTCGCTTGATCAAATCCGACAAGGTTGTGGACTGGGAATcacttttaaacattattttatttaaaacgtaGAAAAATTATCAAAATAGTGTATTTAAAGTAAGATAAAATTGATGTTGACAGTGACAATGATgacttttatattttaaaatcagaatattACAGCCATATCAATCATTTAATCAGCATTCAATAAGTTTCCTAACAAgaacttataaaatattattttatatttgtttgttcATTGACTatttagggccctccacactcgtccgcgaatcgcggcgcgaagccgcgaacgcgagtgtggagtctagttcgttaatcatcgaaatcgacttcacactcgcgttcgcggcttcgcgccgcgtagtctgaagCAGCCTTTAAAGAAaccaaaagaaaataaataagtactgaaACGAAACTTGATCATAGTCAACCCAAACTTAAATCTATAAAAGTGGCGCCTTTTCGACTTGTTTGCAACATGTTTGCGAATTGCGAGCATGTGACACTTGCGCTTcaccacaaaataaataataatagtactaccgtacagaaaggaaacttcctatagtttgtcaaaggactgtctcatttcaaacatagacaaagagaatcattgttattattctgagatCATACTATTGTCTTAAAGCCGTAACACTAACACATTATCGCACCACACCAAGGTCATTGAGCGACgcatcgctttctcgctcttacttatggatgtatcgcacaatgaccttggtgcggtgcgatggtgtgttacgaattttacactagtactactagcacccaaaagaaaaggatgagtatagtttttttttgttcttatttactgacaatttggtttgaccaactatatgtattatacaaaaccgaagtttaacAGGGGTTCAGAGACGAACGGGACTAACGAATCATGCTGACCCTTtgtaatatatggcactattcCTTTCagttatttagggttgtcaaaattcaagtctaTCTTATCTTTGGTGCGAATGTGGAACGGGCTTAATAATGggatggggttggcaactgtcacaggtttgcatagatggcgccatcatagcttgccctttTTTCTATGAgacttggcttaaagggctggcatccaggggataaaattccataaaaaaaaaaaaaaaaaaataaagttaaagtttaaaatttaaactaaaatctgactagggattgacagggcaagctatgctggcgctatctgctaaatacttcgaccggccaaccccattgctcgggagttatgaagtttctagtattataattaacagttttttgtctttataattcatttttttatcgcaagtgtgatgaaaaacattgtgtgtaactcgggggcgtaataatattgcaaactcgagtctataaatcgctccggcacagattaataaatagttactacgtgcTCCGgtaagccgtcgcgatttagcaatactctcgtttgcaaccatgttgcacaatgtactaataataGATCCTAACTACCCTTTGACTGTCCTTGTTGTTGTTTTTAGATTGATGAGTGGAACAAACTAATAATTTGGGTATTCCAACAGCAGTCGGGTATTTAGTTCAAGGGGAATTCCCCAGTCCAGTGACGTCATAAACACGTGATGTCATATCTTAATGGCATCAATAAGGAAATGTAGCCGAGTTGTTATTAAGTAATTATTACTAAGTTACATtgctaaaatataataaataacaattctAACAAGTACATAATTAAAACGACTGATAAGATAACtcgaataataatattaacatgaTTCAGGATATTCAGGATGTGTTTAggatctcagaataatgactaaagcatagaagtcgggcaaaaatgcttcgcaaatatgtatacccgtactttacttccttacgaattagataatgtgccgaaaagagatgcatatatgcttgttatttctcatttatgtacggtgtcataagcttgataatttgctagggatgtaactgtgtcgactttttatatcgataaattatgcataagtttatgtgccgtgtaaaataataatcacgaaattggcaaattgataatagtctggctaatgaaagttgaacctgaaaaaacgcggcaatttcaagaaatctgtagc
This genomic window contains:
- the LOC134756269 gene encoding mitochondrial import receptor subunit TOM40 homolog 1-like; this translates as MFKSDSQSTTLSDLIKRGFFEAVYAKSNPNSCENSPRRGAVEAAEVKARDCACPPPLPPCSSGNRGKTGAGVSGSRNQPQGDPSGLPSGATNPGLLRYIHNAARYRIPQCFEGASLSVKQDTKENWMLGHSMAFSSVSPGGYKLLLSYMDKSKPSKLPYFVMEAAPGGQMSCEVRVGPSDNTRATVVAQIAERELYSFESIFDAYFKNSTASVIAVNRDFIALHYLQAITDKISLGAEFVSRVQATELSSASAAARFMTTEHSASATLGSRGLDLCYARAIAPHLTVAGMLEVGFAIRRAVATLAYEWRADEWTVRGSADSDGLVGATLQRALGGKQAKLACEISALLNHPNNKFRLGFGVTAAVV